A genomic region of Euleptes europaea isolate rEulEur1 unplaced genomic scaffold, rEulEur1.hap1 H_3, whole genome shotgun sequence contains the following coding sequences:
- the LOC130492934 gene encoding protocadherin beta-16-like — MRNHNSIWQGWSFFLYLCMCGAICESFRYSVPEEKKSGSLVANVLKDLKVDVKELSVRRARLVSKSTKQYFQLDPHSGNVLLNDKIDREALCGQKDLCVLLSEIVLENPLQVHRIEIEIEDVNDNFPQFSQKEFLFEIPEQTQTNARFPLEKARDADRGENAVQNYTLSPNDHFRLDVLSRSDGTKYAELVLQKQLDREEQSHFPLILSATDGGIPKRTGTAKLIIDVLDINDNAPHFHQSLYKVKLMENSPLDTLVTKVEANDQDLGTNAEITYSFSQVPENVLRSFKLSKHTGELTVAGTIDYEEERNYEINIKASDGGGLSAYCKVIVEVEDRNDNAPEVTLTSLTSPLPEDSPPDTVVALFSVTDQDSGDNGRTACTTEANLPFMLKASENNYYQLVTQQPLDRESVSEYNITITATDKGSPRLSSRRIINVQISDVNDNSPIFEKSTYEMQIRENNIPGHLIGLVHADDPDTEQNAKVTYSLLPGKASDQPVSSYVSINSETGNLYAIRSLDYEQVKDFQVTVRAVDSGSPPLSSKVMIRVVVLDENDNAPFILYPLQNGTSPSNDLVPRGAEAGYLVTKVVAVDRDSGQNSWLSYELLKATEPGLFGVGVQNGEVKTMRPINKRDSFKQKLIIGVRDNGSPPQSTSATLSILLVDGFSDPYMKMVDIPKDEVVEEEDRTLTLYLVICLAVISFIFLVSAVVFVAIKIQKKRKFVESSALNFPVGPNFPENCGDADAGSLSRAYNYEVCLAGGSLNSEFRFLRPLFPVFSVEPAQSQGVQRISTGSQEVPSHAAERQLMNQVRI; from the coding sequence ATGAGAAATCACAACAGCATCTGGCAAGGTTGGTCTTTTTTCCTGTATCTCTGCATGTGTGGGGCAATATGTGAGTCCTTCCGCTATTCAGTGCCAGAGGAAAAGAAAAGTGGGTCTCTGGTGGCAAATGTGTTAAAAGACTTGAAGGTGGATGTGAAGGAGCTGTCTGTTCGTAGAGCCCGGCTGGTTTCTAAAAGCACCAAGCAATATTTCCAGCTGGATCCTCACTCTGGGAATGTGCTATTAAATGATAAAATAGACCGAGAGGCTTTGTGTGGTCAGAAAGACCTGTGTGTCTTACTCTCAGAGATTGTGCTGGAAAACCCATTGCAAGTGCACAGAATTGAGATTGAAATAGAGGACGTGAATGATAATTTCCCGCAGTTCTCTCAAAAAGAATTTCTTTTTGAAATACCCGAGCAGACTCAAACAAATGCTCGATTCCCTTTGGAGAAAGCTCGAGATGCAGATAGAGGAGAAAATGCTGTTCAGAACTATACACTTAGTCCAAATGACCATTTTAGACTGGATGTGCTAAGTCGCAGCGATGGTACCAAATATGCAGAATTAGTATTACAAAAACAATTAGACCGTGAAGAGCAGTCACATTTCCCCCTGATTCTGTCAGCTACTGATGGAGGGATCCCAAAGAGAACTGGAACAGCAAAATTAATCATTGATGTTCTGGACATCAATGACAATGCTCCTCATTTTCACCAATCTCTGTACAAAGTGAAACTAATGGAAAACAGCCCATTGGACACATTAGTCACCAAAGTTGAAGCAAACGACCAGGATCTTGGTACAAATGCAGAAATTACTTATTCCTTTAGCCAGGTGCCAGAAAATGTGCTCAGATCGTTCAAGTTAAGCAAGCATACTGGGGAACTTACTGTTGCAGGAACCATTGATTATGAAGAGGAGAGAAATTATGAGATAAACATCAAAGCTTCGGATGGAGGGGGGCTCTCTGCTTACTGCAAAGTCATTGTGGAGGTTGAGGACAGGAATGACAACGCCCCAGAGGtgaccctaacctccctcaccAGCCCCTTACCAGAAGATTCTCCCCCAGATACTGTTGTAGCTCTCTTCAGTGTTACCGATCAAGACTCTGGAGATAATGGAAGAACTGCCTGCACCACTGAGGCAAACTTGCCCTTCATGCTAAAAGCTTCTGAGAATAACTATTACCAACTGGTGACCCAACAGCCTCTAGACCGAGAAAGCGTCTCAGAGTACAACATCACCATCACAGCCACAGACAAAGGCTCCCCCAGGCTTAGTTCAAGAAGAATAATTAATGTTCAGATCTCAGATGTCAATGACAACTCTCCAATATTTGAGAAGTCAACATATGAAATGCAAATACGAGAAAATAATATTCCAGGTCATTTAATAGGATTGGTACATGCTGATGACCCAGATACAGAACAGAATGCCAAAGTGACCTATTCACTTTTGCCTGGGAAGGCCAGTGATCAACCTGTGTCCTCTTACGTCTCCATCAACTCTGAAACTGGGAATCTGTATGCCATCCGATCACTGGACTATGAGCAGGTGAAAGATTTCCAGGTGACTGTGAGGGCTGTGGACAGCGGTTCTCCTCCCCTGAGTTCCAAAGTTATGATCCGAGTTGTTGTCCTGGATGAAAATGATAATGCCCCGTTCATCCTGTACCCTCTTCAGAATGGCACCTCCCCATCCAATGACCTGGTTCCCAGGGGGGCCGAGGCTGGCTACCTGGTCACCAAGGTGGTGGCCGTGGACAGAGATTCCGGTCAGAACTCTTGGCTCTCCTATGAGCTCCTGAAGGCCACAGAACCGGGTCTGTTTGGTGTGGGGGTCCAGAATGGAGAAGTGAAAACCATGAGACCCATTAATAAACGAGACAGCTTCAAACAAAAACTTATAATCGGAGTCAGAGACAACGGGAGTCCTCCCCAGTCCACCTCTGCAACGCTGAGCATTCTGCTAGTGGATGGCTTTTCTGACCCCTATATGAAAATGGTGGATATCCCTAAGGATgaagtggtggaggaggaagaccgTACCTTGACTCTGTATCTGGTCATATGCTTGGCTGTCATCTCCTTCATTTTTCTGGTTTCTGCAGTGGTGTTTGTCGCTATCAAgatacagaaaaagaggaagtttGTGGAGAGCTCAGCCCTGAATTTCCCAGTAGGACCTAATTTCCCAGAGAACTGTGGAGATGCTGATGCTGGATCCCTTTCCCGGGCATACAACTATGAGGTGTGCTTAGCTGGTGGATCTCTGAACAGCGAGTTCAGGTTTCTCAGGCCACTCTTTCCTGTGTTTTCTGTGGAGCCTGCTCAGTCCCAGGGGGTTCAAAGGATTTCAACTGGCTCCCAAGAAGTTCCTAGCCATGCAGCAGAACGGCAACTCATGAATCAGGTAAGAATATAA
- the LOC130492935 gene encoding protocadherin beta-16-like, translating into MEDIFRIRKGLYLLFLLSLSGVVCVSIRYSLPEEKKSGSVVANVLKDLKLRPGELSALRAQLVSKSKKQYFQLDTHSGNVIVNDKIDREALCGGMDSCLLLFEIVLQNPLKIYSIEMQIEDVNDNSPEFSKNEFNLEIPEQVPANTRFPLESAQDADLGENSIQNYTLSPNENFRLELQSDSSGKRYLYLVLEKPLDREKQAHVGLTLTAVDGGVPQRTATVQININVLDNNDNFPQFTQSEYKVKLKENSPHGTLVAKVEARDLDFGSNAQISYSFHQVPEKIGHLFQLHQTTGEITVLGPIDYENEANYYMDIKATDGGGLSGHCKVLVEIEDENDNAPEILVISVTSPLAEDSPLDTLVMLFSVTDQDSGDNGRTSCSVEMNLPFLLKTTVNNYYQLVTQSPLDREKVPEYNITITATDRGSPRLTTKRTITVLISDINDNSPVFEKAKYEMQLWENNIPGLLMGSIHAVDLDMEQNAQVTYSLVPGNASGAPVASYVSINSETGNLYVLRSLDYEQIKEFQVTVRASDGGSPPLSSEVVVRVVILDENDNAPFFLYPLQNSTSPCNDLVPKSVEAGYLVAKVVAVDGDSGQNSWLSYELLKATDPGLFSIGVQNGEVKTRRPLTERDTNKQKLIILVRDNGHPPQTSTATLNILPVDGFSDPYLNIASVSHEAREEDGSLTMYLVICLAAVSFVFLICIILFVVIKMHKKESSFITALPQFPPALPEIPETGVDSQSGSLSRTYHYDVCLTGGSLSSEFRFLRPLIPVFSMGDPNVSENHRISFNAQETPEQLEGRKPKEQWLIRYYIAVCLAYFPAVTEM; encoded by the exons ATGGAGGATATCTTCAGGATCAGAAAAGGTCTGTATCTTTTGTTCTTACTCTCTCTGTCTGGAGTGGTGTGTGTCTCCATTCGCTATTCTTtgcctgaagagaagaaaagtGGGTCTGTGGTGGCTAATGTGCTGAAGGATTTGAAACTGAGACCAGGGGAGCTCTCTGCTCTCAGGGCCCAGCTGGTTTCCAAAAGCAAAAAGCAATATTTCCAGCTGGATACCCATTCTGGCAATGTGATTGTAAATGACAAAATCGACAGAGAAGCTTTGTGTGGTGGGATGGATTCTTGCTTACTGTTGTTTGAAATTGTGCTCCAAAATCCCTTGAAGATATACAGTATTGAGATGCAGATAGAAGATGTGAATGATAATTCTCCAGAATTctccaaaaatgaatttaatcttGAAATTCCTGAGCAGGTCCCTGCAAATACTCGATTCCCCTTGGAATCTGCCCAAGATGCAGACTTGGGTGAAAACAGTATCCAGAACTACACCCTCAGTCCCAATGAGAATTTTCGGCTGGAATTACAAAGTGACAGCAGTGGCAAAAGGTATTTATACCTTGTTCTGGAGAAACCTTTAGACAGGGAGAAGCAGGCACATGTTGGGCTGACTCTCACAGCTGTTGATGGAGGGGTACCACAGAGAACAGCCACAGTACAAATAAATATTAATGTCCTGGACAACAATGACAACTTCCCCCAATTTACACAATCTGAGTATAAAGTGAAGTTAAAGGAAAACAGTCCTCATGGTACTTTGGTGGCTAAAGTGGAAGCCAGAGATTTGGATTTTGGTTCAAATGCGCAGATCTCTTATTCATTCCATCAGGTGCCTGAGAAAATAGGCCACTTGTTCCAGTTACATCAAACCACTGGAGAAATCACTGTTTTGGGTCCAATTGACTATGAAAATGAAGCCAACTATTACATGGACATCAAAGCAACAGATGGAGGGGGTCTTTCAGGCCACTGCAAGGTACTGGTGGAAATTGAGGATGAGAATGACAATGCACCTGAGATATTGGTTATATCTGTCACCAGCCCTTTAGCAGAAGACTCTCCACTAGATACTCTGGTGATGCTCTTCAGTGTCACAGACCAGGACTCCGGAGACAATGGCAGGACCTCCTGCTCTGTGGAGATGAACTTGCCCTTTCTGTTAAAAACCACTGTAAATAATTATTATCAACTGGTGACTCAAAGTCCTTTGGACAGAGAGAAAGTCCCTGAGTATAACATCACCATCACAGCTACTGATCGGGGCTCTCCCAGGCTCACTACAAAAAGAACAATTACGGTTTTAATCTCAGACATCAATGACAACTCTCCAGTGTTTGAGAAGGCAAAGTATGAAATGCAGTTGTGGGAAAACAATATTCCAGGCCTACTGATGGGCTCAATACATGCTGTTGACCTGGACATGGAGCAGAATGCCCAGGTGACCTATTCTCTTGTGCCTGGAAATGCCAGTGGTGCTCCTGTGGCTTCTTATGTTTCCATCAACTCTGAGACTGGGAATCTTTATGTCCTGCGATCTTTGGATTATGAGCAGATCAAGGAATTCCAAGTGACAGTGAGGGCTTCAGATGGGGGTTCTCCTCCACTGAGCTCGGAGGTTGTTGTTCGAGTTGTCATCCTGGATGAAAATGATAACGCTCCCTTCTTCCTCTACCCCCTTCAGAACAGCACCTCCCCCTGCAACGACCTGGTTCCCAAGTCCGTGGAGGCTGGTTACCTGGTGGCCAAAGTGGTGGCTGTGGATGGGGATTCGGGACAGAACTCTTGGTTGTCCTATGAATTGCTGAAGGCCACCGACCCCGGCCTTTTCAGCATAGGAGTGCAGAATGGAGAAGTGAAAACAAGGAGACCACTGACAGAGCGAGACACAAACAAGCAGAAACTGATTATCCTGGTCAGAGACAATGGCCACCCTCCCCAGACCAGCACTGCTACGCTGAATATACTTCCAGTGGATGGCTTTTCAGACCCTTATCTGAATATTGCAAGTGTCAGTCATGAAGCACGTGAAGAAGATGGCTCCTTGACGATGTATCTGGTGATCTGCTTGGCTGCAGTGTCCTTTGTGTTCCTGATTTGCATCATTTTGTTTGTTGTCATCAAAATGCACAAGAAAGAGTCTAGTTTTATCACTGCCCTTCCTCAGTTTCCACCTGCCTTACCTGAGATCCCAGAAACTGGTGTTGATTCTCAGAGTGGGTCTCTTTCCCGGACTTACCACTATGATGTTTGCCTAACCGGTGGATCACTAAGCAGCGAGTTCAGATTTCTTAGGCCACTCATTCCTGTTTTTTCTATGGGAGACCCAAACGTGTCTGAGAATCACAGGATTTCTTTTAATGCTCAAGAGACTCCTGAGCAGTTGGAGGGCAGAAAACCAAAAGAACAG tggttgattcgataTTACATCGCTGTATGTCTGGCATATTTCCCTGCAGTTACAGAGATgtaa